One region of Polynucleobacter sp. Adler-ghost genomic DNA includes:
- the thiS gene encoding sulfur carrier protein ThiS, giving the protein MRIMVNQVAKEVPDHSTIDDVLLLIDARPPFAVAVNYEFVPKTKHAEEVLREGDEMEVIAPVTGG; this is encoded by the coding sequence ATGCGCATAATGGTGAATCAAGTTGCTAAAGAGGTTCCAGATCACAGTACGATTGATGATGTATTGCTACTCATCGACGCCAGGCCACCGTTTGCCGTTGCCGTCAATTATGAATTTGTTCCCAAGACCAAGCATGCAGAAGAAGTGTTGCGTGAAGGTGATGAAATGGAAGTCATAGCGCCTGTTACTGGCGGCTAA
- a CDS encoding FAD-dependent oxidoreductase yields MNHVFSNGKYAIVGAGLMGRLLAVALAKRGAQVELFEKGGSDGNLAAARIAAAMLAPLAESAITEDNVVRMGVYSLPRWKQLINELAKPVYFQQNGTLILWHRQDASDAERFASHLGRNCDHNQALAKPIHLDSQSLAEIEPSVAERFTQGLYLPNEGQLDNRQLLEALLVELTLMKVPCHWNQAADPDLLRAQKNGFDWVIDCRGLGAKAAWGNAGRSKDLRGVRGEVIRLHAPEVKLRRPTRLIHPRYPIYIAPKEDDVYVVGATEIESEDVSPMSVRSALELLSAVYTVHSGFAEARILEMATQCRPTLKDNLPEIALDRKPNQAGLMMINGLYRHGFMISPAILDCALEVLDSGSSKTAIDLGLQMTASAEQELSTCA; encoded by the coding sequence GTGAATCACGTCTTCTCAAACGGCAAATACGCCATCGTTGGCGCCGGCCTCATGGGTCGGCTGCTAGCGGTCGCACTTGCTAAGCGCGGTGCTCAGGTAGAGCTGTTTGAGAAAGGTGGTTCGGATGGTAACTTAGCGGCGGCTCGAATTGCGGCTGCTATGTTAGCTCCACTGGCAGAGTCTGCCATTACAGAAGATAACGTGGTGCGTATGGGTGTTTACAGCCTGCCACGCTGGAAGCAACTCATCAATGAATTAGCAAAGCCGGTTTATTTTCAACAGAATGGCACGCTCATCCTATGGCATCGACAAGATGCCAGTGATGCGGAGCGATTTGCCTCCCATCTAGGGAGAAATTGCGATCACAATCAGGCGCTTGCTAAACCGATTCATTTGGATAGTCAGTCTCTCGCAGAAATCGAGCCTAGTGTTGCTGAGCGATTTACCCAAGGGCTCTATCTACCCAATGAAGGCCAGCTCGATAACCGCCAACTGCTAGAAGCATTGTTAGTTGAGCTGACATTAATGAAGGTACCCTGTCATTGGAATCAAGCGGCCGACCCCGATCTACTTCGCGCTCAAAAGAATGGCTTTGATTGGGTCATCGATTGTCGTGGTCTTGGTGCCAAGGCTGCTTGGGGTAATGCCGGTAGATCCAAAGATTTACGAGGAGTGCGTGGTGAGGTGATTCGCCTACATGCGCCTGAAGTAAAGCTACGACGTCCTACTCGCCTCATCCATCCGCGCTACCCAATTTATATCGCTCCTAAAGAGGATGATGTCTACGTTGTTGGTGCAACAGAAATTGAATCTGAAGATGTCTCTCCCATGAGTGTGCGCTCCGCATTGGAATTACTCAGTGCGGTTTATACCGTTCATAGCGGCTTTGCTGAAGCACGTATTTTAGAAATGGCAACGCAATGCCGACCTACACTCAAAGATAATCTACCGGAGATAGCCCTTGATCGAAAACCAAATCAAGCCGGTCTGATGATGATCAATGGACTCTATCGACATGGCTTCATGATCTCACCAGCGATTTTGGATTGCGCATTAGAAGTGTTGGATTCGGGATCTAGTAAGACAGCTATCGACTTAGGCTTGCAGATGACAGCTTCAGCTGAACAGGAGCTCAGTACATGCGCATAA
- the thiC gene encoding phosphomethylpyrimidine synthase ThiC, with amino-acid sequence MSDTNTKSKQEIPSLKSLERDFGQKFAYPASTKTYLEGSRPDIKAPIRMIEQLSTRVGEEMVPNPPVPVYDTSGPYSDPEIVINLEKGLPLLRKSWIEERGDTVQLSGPSSEYGVARSQDAATQNLRFAHINPPRVAKAGQNVSQMYYARKGIVTPEMEYVALRESMGLEQLRKNPEYKQLLKQHPGKSYGANLPDIVTGEFVRSEIAAGRAIIPANINHPELEPMIIGRNFRVKINGNLGNSAVTSSINEEVEKMVWSIRWGADTIMDLSTGKHIHETREWIIRNSPVPIGTVPIYQALDKTGGIAEDLTWEMFRDTLVEQAEQGVDYFTIHAGVLLRYVPLTADRITGIVSRGGSIMAKWCLAHHKENFLYTKFDEICEIMKAYDVSFSLGDGLRPGCIADSNDAAQFGELHTLGELTAKAWKHDVQVMIEGPGHVPMQRIEENMTEELKHCLEAPFYTLGPLITDIAPGYDHITSGIGAAQIGWYGTAMLCYVTPKEHLGLPDKEDVRTGIITYKIAAHGADLAKGLPGAQVRDNALSKARFEFRWEDQFNLGLDPERAREYHDATLPAEGAKIAHFCSMCGPKFCSMKITQEVRDYAATLDADGNPKSKVIPITAEASTDPQKGMEEMSAEFRKRGSEIYQ; translated from the coding sequence ATGAGCGATACCAACACTAAATCAAAACAAGAAATTCCTAGCTTAAAAAGCTTAGAGCGTGACTTTGGCCAAAAATTTGCCTACCCCGCCTCTACCAAAACTTACCTAGAGGGTTCGCGTCCAGATATTAAAGCGCCGATTCGCATGATCGAGCAATTATCAACCCGCGTTGGTGAAGAGATGGTGCCCAATCCACCAGTGCCAGTTTATGACACATCAGGTCCCTATAGCGATCCCGAGATCGTGATCAATCTTGAAAAGGGTTTGCCTTTATTGCGTAAGAGCTGGATCGAAGAACGAGGCGACACAGTTCAATTATCTGGACCAAGTTCCGAGTACGGTGTTGCCCGCTCACAAGATGCGGCTACGCAGAATTTGCGTTTTGCCCATATCAATCCCCCACGCGTCGCTAAGGCGGGTCAGAATGTAAGTCAAATGTATTACGCTCGCAAAGGTATCGTGACTCCTGAAATGGAATACGTTGCTCTGCGTGAATCCATGGGTCTTGAGCAATTGCGTAAGAATCCAGAATACAAACAACTGCTTAAGCAACACCCAGGTAAGAGCTATGGCGCAAATCTACCTGACATCGTTACCGGTGAATTTGTGCGTTCTGAAATCGCTGCCGGTCGTGCGATTATTCCAGCCAATATTAATCACCCTGAACTAGAGCCAATGATTATCGGCCGCAATTTCCGCGTGAAGATTAACGGCAACTTGGGCAATTCTGCTGTGACTTCTTCTATTAATGAAGAAGTAGAAAAAATGGTTTGGTCAATCCGTTGGGGTGCAGACACCATCATGGATCTTTCTACAGGAAAGCATATTCATGAAACTCGTGAGTGGATTATTCGTAACTCACCAGTTCCAATTGGTACGGTACCAATCTACCAAGCACTCGACAAGACCGGCGGCATTGCAGAAGATCTCACCTGGGAAATGTTCCGCGACACCCTAGTAGAACAAGCTGAGCAAGGCGTTGACTATTTTACGATTCATGCTGGCGTGTTACTGCGCTATGTTCCTTTAACTGCTGACCGTATTACTGGCATCGTCTCTCGTGGCGGCTCCATCATGGCGAAATGGTGCTTGGCCCACCATAAAGAAAACTTTCTCTATACGAAGTTTGATGAGATTTGTGAAATCATGAAAGCCTATGACGTGTCATTTAGCTTGGGTGATGGCTTGCGCCCAGGTTGTATTGCTGACTCGAATGATGCTGCCCAGTTTGGTGAATTGCATACCCTTGGTGAGCTCACTGCCAAGGCCTGGAAGCATGATGTGCAAGTCATGATCGAAGGTCCTGGTCACGTGCCAATGCAGCGCATTGAAGAAAATATGACTGAAGAGTTGAAGCACTGTCTAGAGGCGCCCTTCTACACTCTCGGACCATTGATTACCGATATCGCTCCTGGTTACGATCACATCACCAGCGGTATTGGTGCGGCTCAAATTGGCTGGTACGGTACAGCGATGCTTTGCTATGTCACACCAAAAGAGCATTTAGGTTTGCCAGATAAAGAAGATGTGCGTACCGGCATCATCACTTACAAAATTGCAGCCCATGGCGCAGACTTAGCCAAAGGTTTACCGGGTGCTCAAGTGCGAGATAATGCCTTATCAAAAGCCCGCTTTGAGTTCCGTTGGGAAGACCAATTTAATCTTGGCTTAGACCCTGAGCGTGCTCGTGAGTACCACGATGCCACCCTGCCAGCAGAAGGCGCGAAGATAGCGCATTTTTGCTCAATGTGTGGACCGAAGTTCTGCTCGATGAAAATCACACAAGAAGTGCGCGACTACGCGGCCACATTAGATGCGGATGGCAATCCTAAGTCAAAAGTCATTCCAATTACTGCAGAAGCCTCTACTGATCCACAAAAAGGAATGGAAGAGATGTCCGCTGAGTTTCGTAAGCGCGGTAGTGAGATTTATCAATAA
- a CDS encoding NUDIX hydrolase family protein, producing the protein MQKLNTKLTTKLTPSTIAALEEMLQNTARPAPPDYLPIHFLGGYTAGQVIGHLNPDFTSYLQESLGGKPIPHIKIGHDRLTIDHARPLELSESLLNMADRMREGGLIPGWRNENFAWIDQNGHEYFRLERSAFRAFGFRSMATHINGYTKAGNLWLGRRSETKSTDPGRLDNLAAGGIGADETPWVNARRELWEEAGVPPQISDHIEPVGRIHMRRPIQGRGFHDEQLYIYDLELAENFIPTNHDGEVSGFIEISLSEAAARILADEFTSDAAFVTADFILRNTRVD; encoded by the coding sequence ATGCAAAAGCTCAACACCAAGCTCACTACAAAGCTCACACCCAGCACCATCGCCGCCCTAGAAGAAATGCTTCAAAATACGGCAAGGCCTGCCCCACCAGACTACTTACCCATCCATTTTTTAGGTGGCTACACAGCCGGACAGGTCATTGGGCACTTAAACCCTGATTTCACAAGCTATTTACAAGAATCTTTGGGTGGGAAACCCATTCCTCATATCAAAATAGGTCACGATCGCCTAACTATTGACCATGCAAGGCCCTTAGAGTTATCCGAGAGTCTCTTGAACATGGCAGATCGGATGCGTGAAGGCGGGCTGATTCCCGGCTGGAGAAACGAGAATTTTGCCTGGATTGACCAAAATGGCCACGAATACTTCCGTTTAGAACGCTCTGCCTTTCGTGCTTTTGGCTTTCGCAGCATGGCAACCCACATTAATGGCTATACCAAAGCCGGTAATCTATGGCTTGGACGACGTAGCGAAACTAAATCTACCGATCCCGGCCGTCTCGACAATCTGGCCGCAGGTGGTATTGGGGCAGATGAAACCCCTTGGGTTAATGCTCGGAGAGAATTATGGGAAGAAGCGGGTGTGCCACCCCAGATTTCCGATCACATTGAGCCTGTGGGTCGCATACACATGCGCCGCCCCATACAAGGACGGGGATTTCATGATGAGCAACTCTATATTTATGACCTGGAGCTGGCGGAGAACTTTATACCCACCAATCATGATGGAGAAGTGAGTGGTTTTATTGAAATCTCCCTTTCAGAGGCTGCAGCCCGCATTTTGGCCGATGAATTCACTAGCGATGCCGCCTTTGTGACTGCAGATTTCATTTTGCGCAACACCAGAGTGGACTAA
- a CDS encoding MFS transporter — MTVQISPSNTLTLKNLLIFGGLMVTFSMGIRHGFGLFNLPITSANGWGRETFALTIALQNLIWGAVQPVTGALADRYGALKIMIAGGALYALGLAGMAISTDALSFAFAGGLLIGLAQTATTYSVVYGILGRNVAPEKRVWAMGITAAAGSFGQFLMIPVEQGLLSNFGANDALLVLALMASLMIPIALMLREPNAANMQQASNQTITEALREAMGNPSFRLLTLGYFVCGFQVVFIAVHLAPYLKDLSKIYPDVGAPFVATTALALIGLFNIFGTYAAGIFGQRLPKRYLLSGIYISRSVAIIAFVYLPLSPTTTYIFAAIMGFLWLSTIPLTNAIVAQIFGVKYLTMLSGLVFFSHQLGSFCGAYFGGYLFDRTGSYLIVWNIAIALGVFAFLINLPVKEQAIHRLAAT; from the coding sequence ATGACAGTTCAAATTAGCCCATCGAATACCCTCACACTAAAGAATCTACTAATCTTTGGCGGGCTGATGGTGACTTTTTCCATGGGCATACGCCATGGATTTGGACTCTTTAACCTACCCATCACTTCCGCCAATGGTTGGGGACGCGAAACTTTTGCACTGACTATCGCCCTACAAAATTTGATTTGGGGTGCAGTTCAGCCAGTGACAGGAGCATTGGCGGATCGTTATGGCGCACTCAAAATTATGATTGCCGGGGGCGCACTTTATGCATTGGGTTTAGCCGGCATGGCAATCTCTACTGATGCTTTGAGTTTTGCATTTGCGGGTGGTTTACTCATCGGTCTTGCACAAACTGCAACTACCTATAGCGTGGTGTATGGCATCTTAGGTCGCAACGTTGCTCCTGAAAAAAGAGTGTGGGCTATGGGTATCACTGCAGCAGCTGGATCATTCGGACAATTTTTAATGATTCCAGTTGAGCAAGGTTTGCTGTCAAACTTTGGCGCCAATGATGCGCTACTCGTATTGGCACTCATGGCAAGTCTCATGATTCCGATTGCGTTGATGTTGCGCGAACCTAATGCTGCAAATATGCAGCAAGCAAGCAATCAAACTATTACAGAAGCCTTAAGAGAGGCGATGGGCAACCCTAGTTTTAGATTGCTCACTTTGGGTTATTTTGTTTGCGGTTTTCAGGTGGTATTTATTGCGGTTCACTTAGCACCTTATCTAAAAGATTTATCAAAAATATATCCCGATGTTGGAGCGCCTTTTGTAGCAACTACCGCCCTCGCATTGATTGGTCTATTTAATATTTTTGGAACCTATGCCGCCGGAATATTCGGGCAACGCTTGCCAAAGCGCTATCTCTTATCGGGTATCTATATTAGTCGGTCCGTGGCGATCATCGCCTTTGTTTATCTACCTCTAAGCCCAACTACTACCTATATCTTTGCCGCTATCATGGGCTTCTTGTGGCTATCTACTATCCCATTGACCAATGCAATCGTTGCGCAGATTTTTGGCGTGAAGTACCTGACCATGCTCTCTGGTTTAGTGTTCTTTTCCCATCAGCTTGGCAGCTTCTGCGGAGCTTATTTTGGCGGGTATCTATTTGATCGCACCGGCTCCTATCTGATCGTTTGGAATATTGCGATTGCCTTAGGTGTATTTGCATTCTTAATCAATCTGCCAGTGAAAGAGCAGGCAATTCATCGCCTTGCTGCTACATAA
- a CDS encoding NADP-dependent oxidoreductase codes for MNTKIILRNRPNQTVTKDNFQCIDADIEPLKSGQVLVLNQWLSLDPYVRGRMSERKSYAPSMELGDVVIGEGIGIVLDSQSDQFKAGDKVIGMLGWQTHAIMNSTAIKLIPQTPFSETWLLGAAGMPGITAWIGMMDICKPQAGQTLFISSAAGSVGSVAGQLAKLQGANVVGVVGSEEKCAYVQDVLNFDSCLSYKHSSWPSNLNQSAPNGIDGIFENVGGTLFDELIPQMNPFSRIAICGLIAEGLEEHFHSINLRTLLAKRMLIQGFIVSDHVSRWREIQKQLIDLIVKQKIQVYEKITEGLQNAPQTFIDLLEGRCLGKQIIKLS; via the coding sequence ATGAATACTAAAATTATTCTCCGCAACAGACCAAATCAAACTGTAACAAAAGATAACTTTCAATGCATTGACGCTGATATAGAGCCATTGAAGAGCGGTCAAGTCCTAGTATTAAATCAATGGCTTTCGCTTGATCCCTATGTGCGCGGCAGAATGAGCGAGCGAAAGTCATATGCACCTTCTATGGAGCTTGGTGATGTTGTTATAGGTGAAGGCATTGGAATCGTCTTAGATTCTCAGTCTGATCAATTCAAAGCAGGAGATAAAGTCATTGGCATGCTGGGATGGCAGACCCATGCCATCATGAATTCCACTGCGATCAAACTCATCCCTCAAACACCTTTTTCTGAAACCTGGCTACTGGGAGCAGCGGGAATGCCCGGAATAACCGCCTGGATTGGAATGATGGATATTTGCAAGCCTCAGGCTGGCCAAACCCTATTCATTAGCTCTGCCGCAGGATCCGTGGGGAGTGTCGCAGGTCAACTTGCCAAACTACAGGGCGCCAATGTCGTGGGAGTTGTGGGCTCTGAGGAAAAATGCGCTTATGTGCAAGATGTTTTGAATTTTGATAGCTGCCTATCTTATAAGCACAGCAGTTGGCCTAGCAATTTAAATCAATCTGCTCCCAATGGCATCGACGGGATATTTGAGAATGTTGGGGGTACGCTATTTGATGAGCTCATTCCTCAAATGAACCCCTTCTCCCGCATTGCTATCTGCGGACTGATTGCCGAAGGCCTTGAAGAGCATTTCCACAGCATCAATCTGCGTACTTTACTGGCAAAACGTATGTTAATTCAAGGGTTTATCGTCTCTGATCATGTTTCTCGATGGCGGGAGATCCAAAAGCAACTGATAGACCTCATAGTCAAACAAAAGATCCAAGTGTATGAAAAAATCACTGAGGGCCTTCAAAATGCGCCCCAGACCTTCATTGATTTACTTGAAGGCAGGTGTTTGGGCAAACAGATAATCAAGCTATCCTAA